One genomic segment of Stenotrophomonas sp. 704A1 includes these proteins:
- the aceF gene encoding dihydrolipoyllysine-residue acetyltransferase, protein MAEIKEARVPDIGDYSDIPVIEVLVAVGDTVKKDQGLVTLESDKATMEVPSSVAGVVKELKVKLGDTLSEGKVVALIEVAEGESAQPAAAPAAAAAAPAPAKAAAPAPAAPAAQPAPAAAASGGAVEARVPDIGDYSGIPVIEVLVAVGDTVKKDQGLVTLESDKATMEVPSSVAGVVKELKVKVGDNLSQGDVVAIIASEGAAAPAPAPTQAAAAAAPAAAETATKVEPVAVPAQPDKLAAREMASAPSAGAPSSPPVQFNADGVLPAKVPYASPVVRVFARELGVDLLQVSGTEKGGRITRADVQKFVKAALSGGTPAAAGGTVAAGGGLNLLPWPKVDFSKFGDVEVQPLSRIKKISGANLARNWAMIPHVTQFEQADITDLEGLRVALNKENEKAGIKLTMLAFLIKASAAALKKFPEFNASLDASGENLTLKKYFNIGFAADTPNGLVVPVIRDVDKKGVVQIAQETGELAKKARDGKLGPADMSGGCFSISSLGGIGGTAFTPIVNAPEVAILGVSKSSIQPVWNGKEFAPKLMLPLSLSYDHRVIDGALAARFTTYLSQVLADMRRVLL, encoded by the coding sequence ATGGCCGAAATCAAGGAAGCACGTGTCCCCGATATCGGTGACTACAGCGATATCCCGGTAATCGAGGTGCTTGTTGCCGTCGGCGATACGGTGAAGAAGGACCAGGGCCTGGTCACGCTGGAAAGCGACAAGGCGACCATGGAAGTACCGTCCTCGGTGGCCGGCGTGGTCAAGGAACTGAAGGTCAAGCTCGGTGACACCCTGTCCGAAGGCAAGGTCGTGGCGCTGATCGAAGTGGCCGAAGGCGAATCCGCGCAGCCCGCTGCTGCCCCGGCTGCCGCTGCCGCTGCCCCGGCTCCGGCCAAGGCGGCAGCCCCGGCACCGGCCGCTCCGGCGGCCCAGCCCGCCCCGGCCGCTGCGGCCAGTGGTGGTGCGGTGGAAGCCCGGGTGCCGGATATCGGCGACTACAGTGGCATCCCGGTCATCGAAGTGCTGGTCGCCGTGGGCGATACGGTGAAGAAGGACCAGGGCCTGGTCACGCTGGAAAGCGACAAGGCGACCATGGAAGTGCCGTCCTCGGTGGCCGGCGTGGTCAAGGAACTGAAGGTCAAGGTCGGCGACAACCTGTCGCAGGGCGACGTGGTGGCGATTATCGCGTCTGAAGGCGCTGCCGCCCCGGCCCCGGCCCCGACCCAGGCGGCGGCTGCAGCGGCCCCCGCCGCTGCCGAGACCGCAACCAAGGTCGAGCCGGTTGCCGTGCCCGCGCAGCCGGACAAGCTGGCGGCCCGCGAGATGGCCAGCGCGCCGTCGGCCGGTGCGCCGAGCAGCCCGCCGGTGCAGTTCAATGCCGACGGCGTGCTGCCGGCCAAGGTGCCCTACGCCTCGCCGGTGGTGCGCGTGTTCGCCCGCGAGCTTGGCGTGGACCTGCTGCAGGTCAGCGGCACCGAAAAGGGTGGCCGCATCACCAGGGCCGACGTGCAGAAGTTCGTCAAGGCCGCGCTCAGTGGGGGTACCCCGGCCGCTGCCGGCGGCACCGTGGCCGCCGGGGGTGGCCTGAACCTGCTGCCGTGGCCGAAGGTCGATTTCAGCAAGTTCGGCGACGTCGAAGTGCAGCCGCTGTCGCGCATCAAGAAGATTTCGGGTGCGAACCTGGCCCGCAACTGGGCCATGATCCCGCACGTCACCCAGTTCGAGCAGGCCGACATCACCGACCTGGAAGGCCTGCGCGTGGCGCTGAACAAGGAGAACGAGAAGGCCGGCATCAAGCTGACCATGCTTGCCTTCCTGATCAAGGCCAGCGCCGCGGCGCTGAAGAAGTTCCCGGAATTCAACGCCTCGCTGGATGCCAGCGGCGAGAACCTGACCCTGAAGAAGTACTTCAACATCGGCTTCGCTGCCGACACGCCGAACGGCCTGGTGGTTCCGGTCATCCGCGATGTCGACAAGAAGGGCGTGGTGCAGATCGCGCAGGAAACCGGCGAACTGGCCAAGAAGGCGCGCGACGGCAAGCTGGGCCCGGCCGACATGAGCGGTGGCTGCTTCTCGATCAGCTCGCTGGGCGGCATCGGTGGCACCGCGTTCACCCCGATCGTCAATGCACCGGAAGTGGCCATCCTCGGCGTCTCCAAGTCGTCCATCCAGCCGGTCTGGAACGGCAAGGAATTCGCACCGAAGCTGATGCTGCCGCTGTCGCTGAGCTACGACCACCGCGTCATCGATGGCGCCCTGGCCGCACGCTTCACCACGTACCTGTCGCAGGTACTGGCCGACATGCGTCGCGTGCTGCTGTAA
- a CDS encoding DNA-deoxyinosine glycosylase, whose product MGFSAIHDIHAVGGNVSESTLCTGLPAQVNANCRVLLLGSMPGIASLQAQQYYAHPRNRFWPLLAGLCGFDAAQPYRQRMQALLGAGVGLWDVIGQCQRRGSLDADIVRGTEVANALPELIAGLPDLQLIGCNGAAAMQAFQRRVMPQLARAPTVLALPSTSPANAAWSLPRLRQAWQPVAVARAT is encoded by the coding sequence ATGGGCTTTTCCGCGATCCACGATATTCATGCAGTTGGAGGCAATGTGAGCGAAAGCACCCTGTGCACCGGTCTGCCCGCGCAGGTGAATGCGAACTGCCGCGTGCTGCTGCTCGGTTCGATGCCGGGTATCGCATCACTGCAGGCGCAGCAGTACTACGCGCATCCGCGCAACCGTTTCTGGCCGCTGCTGGCCGGACTGTGCGGTTTCGATGCGGCGCAGCCCTACCGGCAGCGCATGCAGGCGCTGCTCGGCGCCGGCGTTGGCCTGTGGGATGTGATCGGCCAATGCCAGCGCCGCGGCAGCCTGGACGCGGATATCGTGCGCGGCACGGAAGTGGCCAATGCGCTGCCCGAACTGATCGCCGGCCTGCCTGACCTGCAGCTGATCGGCTGCAACGGAGCGGCGGCGATGCAGGCGTTCCAACGCCGGGTCATGCCGCAGCTGGCGCGGGCACCGACGGTGCTGGCACTGCCGTCCACCAGCCCGGCCAACGCCGCGTGGTCCCTGCCGCGGCTGCGCCAGGCCTGGCAGCCGGTGGCCGTCGCACGGGCGACATGA